From the Bombus vancouverensis nearcticus chromosome 3, iyBomVanc1_principal, whole genome shotgun sequence genome, one window contains:
- the LOC117164106 gene encoding uncharacterized protein LOC117164106 isoform X1, which yields MSFFRGLWKSSSKHKKLCEEWALANSRECVEGSGSAGTTHDESEDASEARFTLKYLGSTLVETPSSEEATAEAIKTVITMAKASGKKLQRVSLAVSLKGIRMTDLATEEDQLQVSIYRISYCSADAAHDHVFAFIATNLNETMECHAFLCPKRKMAQTVTLTVAQAFNTAYEAWQLSQADPRIHHAQDKSPSLTDDRNENNEKKKNEEEAKSVNKVNEQNKDNAQRRNANDTPKNLLIDLSNETKATGNSWVCFEDEDGKKIQKKSNAISIPMTTLRHSTTSASHHVMPKPTTGFKIQNAWGESRSVDLMCS from the exons ATGTCATTCTTCAGAGGGTTGTGGAAGAGCAGCTCTAAACACAAGA AACTATGCGAGGAATGGGCTCTAGCGAATAGTCGCGAATGCGTAGAGGGCAGCGGTTCTGCTGGTACAACGCACGATGAATCTGAGGATGCATCGGAAGCCAGGTTCACCCTCAAATATTTAGGTAGTACCCTAGTCGAAACACCCTCGAGCGAAGAAGCTACGGCTGAAGCCATCAAAACCGTCATTACTATG GCAAAAGCAAGCGGTAAGAAGCTGCAACGGGTCTCTTTAGCTGTGAGTTTAAAGGGTATTAGAATGACGGACCTTGCCACGGAAGAAGATCAGCTTCAAGTGTCTATATACAG AATTTCATATTGTTCGGCGGACGCCGCTCACGATCATGTGTTCGCATTTATCGCAACAAATTTGAACGAAACTATGGAGTGCCACGCGTTTCTCTGCCCCAAAAGAAAAATGGCGCAAACGGTAACGTTAACTGTGGCTCAGGCGTTTAACACGGCTTACGAAGCTTGGCAGCTGTCCCAAGCCGATCCTAGAATCCATCACGCTCAAGATAAAAGCCCCTCGTTAACTGATGATAGGAATG aaaacaacgaaaagaagaaaaacgaagaagagGCAAAATCCGTAAACAAAGTTAACGAACAGAATAAAGACAATGCTCAGCGGCGTAATGCGAACGATACGCCGAAAAATCTTCTAATTGATTTGTCGAATGAGACTAAAGCAACCGGAAATTCATGG GTTTGCTTCGAAGACGAAGATGGTAAGAAGATACAGAAAAAGAGTAACGCTATTAGCATTCCCATGACGACTTTGAGACATAGCACGACGTCTGCGTCGCACCACGTTATGCCGAAGCCAACGACAGGCTTCAAAATTCAAAATGCTTGGGGTGAATCGAGATCTGTAGACTTGATGTGTTCGTAG
- the LOC117164106 gene encoding uncharacterized protein LOC117164106 isoform X2: MPFFKKLRRFSRHKKLCEEWALANSRECVEGSGSAGTTHDESEDASEARFTLKYLGSTLVETPSSEEATAEAIKTVITMAKASGKKLQRVSLAVSLKGIRMTDLATEEDQLQVSIYRISYCSADAAHDHVFAFIATNLNETMECHAFLCPKRKMAQTVTLTVAQAFNTAYEAWQLSQADPRIHHAQDKSPSLTDDRNENNEKKKNEEEAKSVNKVNEQNKDNAQRRNANDTPKNLLIDLSNETKATGNSWVCFEDEDGKKIQKKSNAISIPMTTLRHSTTSASHHVMPKPTTGFKIQNAWGESRSVDLMCS, translated from the exons ATGCCGTTCTTCAAGAAGCTTAGGAGATTCTCCAGGCACAAAA AACTATGCGAGGAATGGGCTCTAGCGAATAGTCGCGAATGCGTAGAGGGCAGCGGTTCTGCTGGTACAACGCACGATGAATCTGAGGATGCATCGGAAGCCAGGTTCACCCTCAAATATTTAGGTAGTACCCTAGTCGAAACACCCTCGAGCGAAGAAGCTACGGCTGAAGCCATCAAAACCGTCATTACTATG GCAAAAGCAAGCGGTAAGAAGCTGCAACGGGTCTCTTTAGCTGTGAGTTTAAAGGGTATTAGAATGACGGACCTTGCCACGGAAGAAGATCAGCTTCAAGTGTCTATATACAG AATTTCATATTGTTCGGCGGACGCCGCTCACGATCATGTGTTCGCATTTATCGCAACAAATTTGAACGAAACTATGGAGTGCCACGCGTTTCTCTGCCCCAAAAGAAAAATGGCGCAAACGGTAACGTTAACTGTGGCTCAGGCGTTTAACACGGCTTACGAAGCTTGGCAGCTGTCCCAAGCCGATCCTAGAATCCATCACGCTCAAGATAAAAGCCCCTCGTTAACTGATGATAGGAATG aaaacaacgaaaagaagaaaaacgaagaagagGCAAAATCCGTAAACAAAGTTAACGAACAGAATAAAGACAATGCTCAGCGGCGTAATGCGAACGATACGCCGAAAAATCTTCTAATTGATTTGTCGAATGAGACTAAAGCAACCGGAAATTCATGG GTTTGCTTCGAAGACGAAGATGGTAAGAAGATACAGAAAAAGAGTAACGCTATTAGCATTCCCATGACGACTTTGAGACATAGCACGACGTCTGCGTCGCACCACGTTATGCCGAAGCCAACGACAGGCTTCAAAATTCAAAATGCTTGGGGTGAATCGAGATCTGTAGACTTGATGTGTTCGTAG